The genomic DNA TTTACTTTTTCACAATGTTTTTACTCGTATAACTCATCGTGTTTATTCACTGATTTTGAAGGAGAATTTTATGAAAATACCCAGGTTCAGAACACATATGTTACTTCACTTTTGCCAAAAAATTAAGCAAGAAAAAGCCGCAACAAAAGCGTTTTGCCGAATGTATGTGCTCAACTCATAAGATTTGAAAGTCAAATTCGAATACTTGTTCTACATAATTTTCACTCAAGAAAGGTACACTTTTGAGTCTGGTTTCGGTATGATATTTATAGACACCATTGTAGTTTTGTAATCACATAAGGGGGTGGTGATGTGAAAAGGTCGATCGTTTTACTTCTAGTCTTGATAAGCGTTGTTCTCCTGGCTGCAGGAAAGCTCACGATTGCCGTTGATGTTGAACCTGTTGGGCTCGATCCACACTTGGTGACAGCGTTCGCATCACACAGAATCTTAGAAAATGTTTATGATGGTCTATTGAGATTCGGAGAAAACTTACAATTACTGCCAAACTTGGCTGAAAGCTACGAAGTGGTCGATCCGTACACGATAGTTTTCAAAATCAGAAGGAACGTCAAATTCCACGATGGAACGCCACTCACTGTGGAAGATGTAGTTTTCAGCTTTCAAAGAATACTGAATCCAGAAACCAAATCGCCTGCAGCAGCGTTTTACCAGGATGTTGAATATGTGAAAGCGACCGATGAGAGAACTGTGGAATTCAAATTGAAAAAACCAATGGCAAGTGCCATATTACCGAACTTCGCAGGTGTGAACAGTTCGATCATCAGCAAAAAATTCTTCGAATCTGGAAAGAATCTGCAGCTTGAAACGAACGGCACAGGACCTTTCTATCTGGCGGAGTATGTGGCTGGAAACTATTTGGTTTTGAAGAAAAACCCGCACTATTTCATCCAAGGTCAGCCCATTCTCGATGAGATCAAATTCGTTTTTATGCCTGAGGAACTTTCAAGAGTCGCCGCGCTAAAGAATAAAGACGTCGATATGGCCAAGATAAGTGAACCTTTGAATGTCAGACAGTTCCCACAAGACAGATTCAACATCTTCAAATCCCCCACACTAAGTTATTACTTGATAGGTATCAACACTACAAGGAAACCCTTCAACGATCCAAGAGTGAGGAATGCGTTGAACTACGCCATAAATAGAGAAGCTATTGTGAAAACAGTTGCCTTTGGTGAGGGTGTGGTTGCTGGCCCGATGCATCCGTCGATAAAGGCTTGGGCTTTACAACCAGAGGAGTTCGAAGAGTACAAGTAC from Pseudothermotoga sp. includes the following:
- a CDS encoding ABC transporter substrate-binding protein, which produces MKRSIVLLLVLISVVLLAAGKLTIAVDVEPVGLDPHLVTAFASHRILENVYDGLLRFGENLQLLPNLAESYEVVDPYTIVFKIRRNVKFHDGTPLTVEDVVFSFQRILNPETKSPAAAFYQDVEYVKATDERTVEFKLKKPMASAILPNFAGVNSSIISKKFFESGKNLQLETNGTGPFYLAEYVAGNYLVLKKNPHYFIQGQPILDEIKFVFMPEELSRVAALKNKDVDMAKISEPLNVRQFPQDRFNIFKSPTLSYYLIGINTTRKPFNDPRVRNALNYAINREAIVKTVAFGEGVVAGPMHPSIKAWALQPEEFEEYKYNPVKAKELLAQAGYPKGFEFTIVTSQRYNFDKVAQVIQAQLAEIGVNVKIELVEWGIFIKRWRESDFDAFISMNSGSMEPDIQFYRHFKTGGSTNVFLFSNPRVDELLELGRSTVDVQKRKQIYDELQKLLVKESPVIFLYCQNQFFVADKSVEGFKLLPNEGLIFLRETYKK